acttaaacatacacaaacaaaACATGATTATGACATTATcatattagcttatacatgcataAGACACCATACTTTATCAAGCCCACCTTACCAATTCTCACTTAAGTCATGGTTATcatcatatttaacaaatcacaATTACATCTTCAAGCATTCATAGTCACaacacatctcatcacatacacACAACCACTAACCACATCACAATTGCATGGGCACATGTATGCTTGAATAAATAGGCTTACGACCCCATAATCATTATAAGtcatatctcatggccttatacaaaatgaatcaaatatcatcataagccaacacatttgactaaACCAATATggcatataacaaaaagaccaagtccctatacatgccatactcaaaatgttgagactaactatacccaaatgtctaattgatagtgtgatcgtgtCTCTGGAGTCCTTTGATCCCCGAGGTAGCTTGGCAATACTATAataaatggaaaagagaggggagtaagcataaatcttagtaagttcacatgcaaataaatagcaacataatcatgaatattttacaattaacataacataatatacatatatgtcatcatagcttcataggcataacttactcattttcaatcttaccaaaagtttatcacataccgagctcattcatatgagtttttcgtacatacctgtaccaactcttaacacattctcataattcctcatcattgacttacttgtcgaataTCCCACTgatttactcgttgaacacttggaatactattagaTACATGGAAAGCTTGCACATGGTGCTTCatacgtagccacatgctacctcatattacATATCACACATTGCTTGCTCTCGAGCTATTCACAAgattgctcacacaagttgatagtcaggacgtaactacacgggctgctcatacaaactgacaggtacccgcaacacatgccgggctacccagccaccggtagacgtataagaccagcacccggatcatatTACATACATCAgataatctcatgagctcaaaatcacataattcctagtgacatgtcactcatatcctaatccatttctaaggttcaaacgggattttctcgatGTCACATCTTCGTCGAACTTGTTCACAATGTTATTCTCATTGACCATAATAATGTTCATACAGTCATTATAACAATTAAATGTAGAAATTCATTCATTAATAAagtattaaaacatgatacaacattgcattatttacacatgaacttacctcggtacaaaaatagtaaaaacgGATCTAATCGTCAtacaccttgtttttcccccgatcaaggtccGTTCCTCGTCTTTCTtgctctataataccaaatttagatTCTTTAATACACACATTAATCATTTCagtccataattcatactttataaaattacctttttacccctaacttttcacatgtttacaacttagtccctaggctcataaaatgaaatgtgtccattttctttgtcacccaagcctagccaatccTAACacatactcatatcagcccatatttctcattaaaacatacatcttactactcattttacatcttttacaagtaagtcctttttatgcatttccatcaaaaatcacttagtaaaagatgttaaacacacatcaaactttcataatctaccatgaaacatcaaaatacatgcatgccaCACATGGATAGATTTTTGAagatgaaccctagcttaaataaatggtagaaatagctagatcgattgatgacaacttcaaaaaaacaaagaacattaaaaacggggctaggatgcacttactattgatctTGAAAGGacgaacaaaaccctagctatgactcCTTAGAAATTTCGGCAATaggggaggaagatggacacaatttctgacagccctaaattgaccctagtcggaaagtggtttcgggaccactaaaccgagtcataaaaataattgaccgtcatatttgatgcttattatatgtatatatgcatgtgtgaaaatttcatgtttgaattttgttaattgtaagtgaattttattaaataggacttatgtgagaaaatttagaatgtgctaggcaaatgtaaagtggcctatttatgcatgttgcaaataattgtacttgcatgccaaattaaccaaaaaccaagatggtggccggccatgctatgggttaaagcctattataaacattttgtgttagtgttttatgttagaaataataaaataaaaggttagtaataaagtaatgaaaaggaaattggtgatgaaaacaaagttctctttgttgttcaacttggcgaatagaagaaacaaaggaggggaagaatttcggtcacttgaatccttagggaggttagtatattgtgttaaatttgtgaaatgtttacttgttttaggtaaattatcatggttcttgcttagcccatgctaaaattttcactaatgatgggtgaatggagccttcggctatggttataaaggaaggaattttgattgttttacttgaattttgatgatgaatgtattgaggaaagaacttggtctttctaaaaatatgaatggttaaagcttatactagtaatagccgaattaaagaatgcttgatgtcatgagtaaatgttgttcatgttatttggatgagaaatggtagttaggtgaagtagagtctagcaaatgagcacatatgtgcattagttgctaaatggagaaaaatcagctaacaagtgtgtactaaggccgaatatgattttgaatattattgagtaatgtatgtgttttgaattgatggaatggagaggatgctttaattgtgttatgaacaattatatgttaaattaaggtttgctaagttagctattaaggtgaagtgcaaatgttagtatttgattactagtgtatatatgtgtattagccgagttttgaacttgaaacaaaatggtatttagtcaatacaagtaaccatatttgtagaatgtattaagtatataatcggcctcaacatagacatgcatattcggccacatgaatgaatacatagattgatgttgtacgttcggctataggtaagcatattgatggctttatcttgatttagaaaatcggctaaaggagaatattggctaatatgttgaatttgattcatgatttcatacatatatgactctaatgcctaatatatatgggctaagtaccttgaatttctctttgatgttcaaaatgattaaatcaatttatttgttaaattaagctcaagagcaaaggggaactaaatctgataaaggaaaggaaaggaaaaggtgatcgaatagccgttgaaatcgttcgacaacatccgaggtaagtctttgagtaatggaacgtagtttatgatttgattaagttatgacgtataagcataacaaataaacggtgatataatgactctatttgaattatatgtcgagataattagtttatacttatgacgggtagccgaatgtgcatagagatcatgtcataaagcaaatccaatcatgctctttgtatgtggctattgagccgaaaatgggaatggttgacaagtgtcttgtgtttgagttctagtgatgaaaatgaaatatagatgtgatatgatttattgatatatgtgcatgaatattcggatggtaaccgggctaagtcccgaaggcatttgtgctagtgactaatttcggctaagtcccgaaggcatttgtgcgaagttactatatccggctaagtcccaaggcatttttatgaagttactatatccggctaagtccgaaggcatttgtgcgaagttattatatccggctaagtcccaaggcatttgagtgagtagctatatccgctaaatccgaaggtacttggtccgggaatgagcgatcttgctgtaatactttcaattaatacgctcgtaaaatcccaacgatgaggtatgtttcgtatatgcattggaatagttgattccttttaaatagtattcgctcaatcgattaacaagcttccggcctttagccaagttgattccttatgtatgaatataagggttggaaatgtgaagtaggtatgattttgagaatatgtgtatatgaaattattcgtttagtcatatgaatgctatacttcagttgtgcatgatttcattactcaaacttactaagcattaaatgcttattccgttgctttgattctctgttttatagattttgctcgtcagctatcggactcgggagtgttaaagtcgaagtcgcccacactatcaaagcccttttggtactcttttagttgaactctgataatggcatgtataggactgccctttgttattagtcaagtacctttggtaatgtatatatttggatagccatgcgaaaatggcttatatatatattgagcatagcattataatcattttgtatgttgttcattgagtggtatggaaatgtttggtaacaattagccattggaatggttaattacgatcattttggtgctatgtatgacaaaattctagttgattcatggaaaaccatgaaataggtaaagtttaccttaaaaatagatgctgacagcagcagtgatgtggatttgaaaaatcggtaaaaatagtaggaatggaattaaatagtgaataaattatgtaatcgaaccttgatgaatctattttcatatgaaagtaacgatacaatcatatgagccgtatttcatgagatgtttaagttttcgtgaaacagggccagagcaatttctggatcccctgttctgactttggaaattcactataaattaatcagagataattataagtcatgccctatatgtacagattcctttttgagtctagtttctttagaaataaacggaataagtattgaagccctgtacagggagatatctaaatcgaaatgcatgaaggtcagagtagtcgaaccctgaaacaggggagactttaactaataaactgtactaattggcccaaccaaaaattctagaaaaaaaatttgtagatggatatatgagtctagtttcagggaaaatttacgaaatcagttttcgagttttggaactcgagatatgatttttaaggtgacagtgacgcagttagccagcttgtctggaaattttaaaatgaactgtataaataattgaattaagtccgttaacacctcgtgtccgactccggcgacggtctcgggtacggggcgttacacaatttttgacttattttccctttttattcttttattaaccaaataacaaaaatacccttaaggcctttctttcaattttttcctattcatgcccatttttgtccaaaaatatggaaattggtcaaattgctatttaaggacctctaattaataatccatggcaatttcatgcttaaagcttctagaactcacattttgcaacttttgcaatttagtcctaaatgtaaaattggacactttatcaataaaattttttcataaaattttcacacaagcatgaaatcatatcatagacctcataaaaatcataaaataattatttctatttgggtttgtggtttcgaaaccactatttcgacgagacccaaaattaggatgttacacatAATGTTTCCCACTAAAGAAAATTTAATTCTAATGTAACGAGACTAACAATTGAAATCTAACTATTTGCCAAGCAGTCcatcaaattcattaatttaCACTAGAACCCGTTTAAACAAAAAGTTTTTCTAATTTAATACCCATAATTGCCATGGCACCTAAACTTTAACATTTCCATGAGTGGCAATTCGATTGTACTGCCATGGCCTTCTTAAGAGAATATGGCTAGCATTCATAGAAGCCATATCACATAGGACTTCATCTTTATATGTTCGCCCAATTTAAAAAGGCACATGAACTTGTTTTGTTACCTTCACTTCTCTTTAGTCATTCAACCAATTAAGTTTATAAGGTCATGGGTGATTTGTAATCGATAAGTTCAATTTCCCACCAATGTAGTGGAGGCCACATTTGCATAACTCCTTTCATCAATGATAGCATGACACACCTTTTTGTGAATCATGCATCATGTGTGAAAGAGATTCTCATGTTGTTCATTATCCACCATCccttataaattcaaattttgttGAAAAGCAACCATGTTTCTATTATTAGAATATTCCACAATGTCTTCCTTCTCAATGAACTAGTTTTCATTAAATGTCTCAAGGCATTGGAGAATGAATAGTAATAATGTCGTCCAAGAAAATGCGAGTGAAGCCCAAGGCCTAAGCCCAACCGGACCAAGTTTTTCACTTTCTAATTTCATTGCAATTGATAAAGAAAGGTACATCAAAGTTACCAACACATGCTCTATCTCGTGCATTGCTTGATTCAAGCTTCATGCACTTACATGAAAACTATACAACTATTAGATACTAGTATAATACCCACATTCCACGCCgagatttttatttatatatttaatagaatttataatatttacgtttttttttacaaaaatagaAGGCTAGGCCGTAAAAAAATGCAAACTTATGAGGCACAATATCGTCCATTAGTAATGCCAAGTCGATCACCTAGCAAAGTCTGAACTACTCTCCAAATGATAATTTGGTCATGGCATTATCACAAATATACTGAAGAaacttttataatatatattgaaGAAACACGTTACTAAGAAATGTatcaaaaaaaatttttaaacttcttaaaattattttttaaaaaagaagtaATAAGAGAAAATTGCATCGTGCAAAATTAGAGAATGGAGATATACGTTCATGTACATGACTTGCCTCCGAACATATGTTATAGAAGAATTTGTATAATGATATTGTATCATGTATGCATGCTATGAAACAAATATTTAATAAGAGACCAACAAACGATTTTGTAATGATGAATGAGGTCTTTCTCTGGTAGCAAATCATCAACATAGACCAAGTTCTTTGATCTTGGCCTctaaaatagatgaaattgaTTTCATCTATTTAATTACAGTTTCAATAGTGAGAGTATTGAGAAATACTTGTTTTCAGGAAAGAACATTACATGTCCAGTTACAAAGCAAATTATTTAAGATTATGAGCTTACCCAAAATTATAGTATGAGGAGATTGCATCAATCTTGATGTATGATAAACGTTTCGCATTGAATCGAAAGGATCCCAACACCAAAGCCACCCACCCATCAACAAAGTGTGGATTATCAAGCTGCTTAACATGCCAAGTCACAACAATAATCAAATGTCTCAATAGTAGTTGACCGGTGATAttaaaattcctttacaaaaaatttaaaagagtatAAGTTGGGATTTATTGTtatacaaagaaaaaaaaaagtaattgtgTCACCATCATGGACATCACAAAAGTTGTACTTAACGATGAAGTTATTTTGTGGagaaaaaaatttgaatcaaaagCTTCCCATCAAAGGCTATATAGTTTAGCATGCTCTGGTATGGGTGCTAGGCACTTCTCCACCTATAATTGCATCAACATAAGTTCCTGAGGAAGATAACATAAATGGGAACATAACATTCGTTTATATTTATAGCAAATTGGAAGGCATATAAAACAATTGCCAATGAAGTTGAGGCCCAATTACATTGTTTTGTTGGATTTGGTTGAAGCCATCTCACAAGAAGTAAAAAAGAATACTGACATTAAAGACAAAAAATGATAAAATCTAATTATATATAGAATTAGTTTATAAGTCTAAATTATTTGTGTCCAAAAGAGGAAAATCTCTTAATAATATAGAATTGGATGAGGTCCACGAAGACAGCCAGCCAATGAGAAATTGACAAGTACAGcccatttcttttttatttaattattcataACTCATTTTCGTGGACCTGTCTATTtaactctgttttttttttttctatgctTTACTATTCTTCCGCTATTTGCAGCGACTAACAAACAATAGCGGGACGGGAGGATCTCTCAGgtatctttttcttcttcttaaatttaaaattatttcgtGTTATCTTTGTTGAAGTTAAGGGCGATCTAGcttggatttgattttttttttcatataagtAACAAAAatctgttttttttcttttttagggTTTAGGTGATGGCTTCAAAGCGGATATTGAAGGAGCTCAAGGATCTCCAGAAAGATCCTCCTACCTCTTGCAGCGCTGGTTCAATTTCATCTCTCTTTTCATCTGTTCCCTGCCccgatttgattttttttttcttgtgatCTTTCTCATAGTCATTATAGTCTTGTTTCCATTatattctctctcttttttttattgTTCTCTTAAATTTTATCCTTTTTTCCGGTTACCTGCATCCTGtctttgtaaatcatgagatgagATCATTATTGCCGTATAATTGAATTTTGAGCTGTAAATAAAGGATCTATACTTATTATTAGGGGGTTTGGTTTTGAGGTTTAGCTTCATTGATTGAAATTGCTGTATGTTTcgtccttttattttcttcattttcaaTTTTTAGGTTTTCATCATTGGATTCTGTTTGACGCAATATTGTcaaaacttttatttttctttttaacgtCTTATTATACTCATTGGTTGCTGTGGATATCCTTTTCTTAAGTTGATACGTGGTCATAAGAAATTGTTGCTGTATAGCTGAAGTTGTATGAATATTCATATGATTACAATGTAATGCTATTGTCATCTATTGCAGATAGAAACTCGTAATTTCTGTTAAAGGTACTAAAATCATTTAGGAGTGCAACATCTTATATTTTTCTCAAAGGAAAATATGAAAAAAGATTAGTATTTGATtgaggaaaatattttcattgggTTACTTCCTAATTGGTTATTCCATCAAACTATTGTTTTACGTCTTTTTATTATTGATTAAGGCCCTGTTGCTGAAGACATGTTTCATTGGCAAGCAACTATTATGGGTCCTCCAGATAGCCCGTATGCCGGTGGGGTGTTTCTAGTCACCATTCATTTCCCTCCGGATTATCCATTTAAACCACCCAAGGTACTTTATTGTCTTAGTAATCTAATTCTCATTTGTTTCTTACTTTATTGTATATTGTGTACTTTTACCTTTATTGACTATATATTTATCTGCATTTGACTTGTCTTTTGCTTTTAAAACATACCACTTTGTGTCTTAAGTTTTTTCAAGAAAATTGAATGGCACTCCGTATACTGCAAGTTCATTATTTCAACATGTTAATTTTGCTTTTTTAACCATCTATAAAGTGTTGTAGACACGACTATTTTCTCCTCAGAAATCCAATACTGCTGTTGTCACAATGTGGTGAATTTCCCTACCTTTTTCCAATTTACATTTCAATTTTTTGAGGAATATGCATTAACATAACTGTTTAGAGCCTTCATATTATTTAGCTAATTCCTTACTGCAAATACTATGCCAACAAGTTGTCCTGACAGGGCAAGTGACTTGTGCGAACATTGCTTGGCATTGAAATGAGTAAACACTAATTCTACTTTATTTCTCTTTAGTTTTTATTTGCTTATTCTGTTACACAAGTTCTTTAATCTCCATAGGGCATCTATGCATGCTGGGTGTCTAACGGTTTGTTTGAGTGGGAGGCTACTGTTAGGTGGTTTTCAGTGCCAAAGTTTATGTGATCTATTGTTATTTTTGCATTTGTAAACAGTATCAGGTAAGCCATGTCTATTACATGCATGTAGATATTTAGTAATAGCTCCTCGGGTTTTCTATAATTTACTTTCTTGGTTAAACAAAATTACTGTCAATGGATGCTATGATAACAAAATTATAACCTTAATATGAGGACGGTAATGGTTTTCATTCGTTAATGATAAAATAGCATAAAGTTTATTTTCGGATAgaaattttatttaatagtagTAACCAATTTGGTGTAGATACTTAATGCTTTTTTCTTCTGTAATGGCCTATATACATGCTTGTTTACCATTGATTCATGACCAACAAGTTTCTCTAGTAGTTTTGTTCAGCCAATCTTTTCCCCTTCTTTTACTATTCCTTTTAGCCTTTTTTATTTTTGCTCTCATTTAGGTTGCATTCAGGACAAAGGTATTTCACCCTAATATTAACAGCAACGGTAGCATTTGCCTTGATATTTTAAAGGAACAGTGGAGCCCTGCCCTCACCATATCCAAGGTTATTGTTCAATATTCCTAAGTCCTAATTGTCTTGAAGTATATACCTCTTTTAATTTGAACGTTATCTGTCAACCATTCTTCATAAAGCCGTTAAAAAAATTGCACCAGTTTAAAATCAGAAGGTTAAAAGCAAGCCTTTAAAATTTAGCGTTTCATCTACTGGCCAAGTTGTTTGCACCATCCAGTGACTCTGGTCTACAATAAGATTTTTTCTGTTATGTAACTTTACCGGTGTAAGGTGTGGGGATATGttcttattttatctattttgatTCTAGGTGTTGCTGTCAATCTGCTCACTCCTGACGGATCCAAATCCTGATGACCCTTTGGTGCCGGAGATTGCCCACATGTACAAAACGGATAGGAACAAGTATGAGACAACCGCTCGGAGCTGGACCCAAAAATATGCTATGGGTTAAAGTGCTACTACGTATGTAATAGGAGGGCTTCATTCCCTGTGACTTTGGTCTTTAAATTAATTGTGTGATTTGTCTCCTCTTTACATACTGGACCTAGCCCTCCTTAAAAACCAATTTTCTTGTTAGTTGTTTGTATGAAAATTATGTTTCAAAACTTAAATCCCCTTTTCTTAATATCCTCATTGTTTTCAGTCTTACTTTGATTTTTCATTCGGAAAACGAACTAATCAGGTTCTGGTGGTATAACTTTGGCATCAGCCCACAAGCACCGGTAGGGATGGCGTAGTGTTGAAAGCAAGGCAGCTCAAAATATTTACCTTTATGGCAATGTTATTGTGGTTAACAAGACTTGTCCAAGCCCCACAAGCACCGATAGGGATGGCGTAGTGTTGAAAGCAAGGCAGCTCAAAATATTTACCTTTATGGCAATGTTATTGTGGTTAACAAGACTTGTCCAAGCCGGAATCGATGGATTCCCAAATTGACAAAATAACATTCTGTTGGACTGTAGAAGTTAATTCTGATGGGCTTCCATTTGGTTGGTTCAGCCCATTCCATGGCTAGCCCAGCCAGTATGTTTGCTTAACGCATGCGCTCCTTTATGTTCATGTAATTATTAGATGCTACTGCAATTGCAACGCGGCAAACCGGTAGGTTCATATAAGAATGGAGTTGAGTTTAGTGGtacttcaatttagtctttatattgtATGAAAGATGTACTTACTTGAGCATTTGACTTGAGTTGTGTTTATCTTTTTACCCCTTTTTTTGGAAACTTTTTCCCTTTCTGGACGAGTTCATTTATACCGGGACTGGGTTTTACTACCCAGGTTTAAGATGCATTGCTTTAACATAACATTTGGTGGTGGTGGGAAAAACAAATGGAGAAGGCTATGGAAGATTGATTAATTGGGTGCAGTAAATTTCCCTTTTGGTTTTAGCATTAACTGTGGTCGTTGGCTTTCTCTTTTTCCCTCTTGGTTTTCAGAAAACGCAGACACCAAAAATAGATAGTAAAAAAAAGTACTTTGCACTTTGAATTTGATAATTGAGAGTCGTGAATTCTCCTTTTTTTACTTGGGTTCTTTCACTATCAAATCAAATCTTACCCTAAATGAGGCTAACACCTGACGCTTAAAATTACAAAACTgcgttttttcttttcaaaagaaaaaacaaTCCAAATTCAATGCATTTGTACATAAATGAAAACTGAGAGACAAGTGGATGAATAAACATCGTTCAACTTTACTctctttttaattcatgtttccCGCATAAAATGACAAAAAAGTTACCGCTTGAAATATGGGCATTATATTGTTGCAAATActaaggaaaaataaataaaacaaggcCATCCCTCTAAACCTGAAAATCTATGCCCACAAAATCCCACTTGAACAGCTGAGCTTCAACttctcattttcatttatttatttttctagtgTGTGTCTGCCTCTAAAGCCTTTCGAAAAGGTGTGTGGGTAGCAAAGTTATAAAACTAGATTTAACATTGACAACTTACTGCCgactattaaaaaaaaaaaaaaaacccgtaAGGCAGAGCAGAGGTGTTGGGCATTGGGCTGAATCAAGAAGTAGCTAGGGCCACTTCCCACCCAACCCTTTCAACTTGTATATTTAGTGTTCAACCTATCTTCATCTTcacatttattttataatttaataattttacgtCTTATGCCCTTCACCCACCAACAAGTTACTGGTCCCGTTAATGGATTTTATATGATTACTATTTTAAATACATGTATCATTGTTATTTATATGTTTTGATTTACtcattaaacatgaaaataataTGTTTTTCTAAATCTTGATTGGTCAAGAAAAAACCAAGCAttagaaggaaaaagaaagggggtaaAATTTGAATAGttattgagaaagaaagaaacaaaaggaAGATGATAAAGGCAAGAGACGTTGGTAACCCGGAAAGTAAGGGATCAAACCATGCACTACCCCTGCATCAATACtgcatttttattactttatgattattattattatatttctttttgGTTCCCTATAAATGaaaagagagaagaagaaaaaaaaagcaaaTTAAAGCTAATTTGTGAGttgaatatatattatttttatatggggCAGTATGATCTGTCTTTTTATGCTTAACAACATTTCATTTCGATTACTATTATTTAATCAAAACTCATTactaaaataatggaaattttataCAAATTGCATGCATCTTTTAAATATCTTTCACACTGGTTTTTCTCCGTtttctttgaaaaaaaataatatcGGGTAAGGTGTAGCAGGCAAAAGGAGTTGGAAAGGGGTAAGACCCTGAAAATAAGGTCTCCCCAACCCCTAAATTAATCACTCCATTAACGTACCTAAAACATAACCTTGTCTTTAATGCCGACATGAGTGACAAATCCACTCTAATATCTCAGTTATGGTACGTGTCATGTCGATATGTCAGGTTTTGCTGAGGTGGAAGTAAGTACGGTCTGgtaaaggatttttttttttttaatctaaaaAGATTTTGGTTCTTATCTTAAATGATTCTCTAATCATGCTTTTGAGTTTTCATTCTCATTTCAACCAATAattgattttcttttatttaaaaaaaagaaatgggaaaatatatatatatgggtgtTGCTTAATTTGGGTGGCATGTTGGAGTCATCTTTTCAAGTAACCATCCCATGTTTTTTTCCATTTATAAGTTGAAAGATGGGAATGTGATGGTGCATGGATCATGAATGTGACCTATGTA
Above is a genomic segment from Gossypium arboreum isolate Shixiya-1 chromosome 8, ASM2569848v2, whole genome shotgun sequence containing:
- the LOC108469808 gene encoding ubiquitin-conjugating enzyme E2 10, whose product is MASKRILKELKDLQKDPPTSCSAGPVAEDMFHWQATIMGPPDSPYAGGVFLVTIHFPPDYPFKPPKVAFRTKVFHPNINSNGSICLDILKEQWSPALTISKVLLSICSLLTDPNPDDPLVPEIAHMYKTDRNKYETTARSWTQKYAMG